The genomic stretch CAGATGTTCGCCGCGCCCAGGCACGCTCAGCAGCCCAGCCGGTTTGTTCACCACCAGAATCTGCGCATCGTGATGCAGGATCTCCAGCGGGTCCTGCGGCGGGGTATAGTCACTTGAAACAGCCATAGGCGCCTGCCTACTGTGCCTTGCCCGCCACGGCAAGTTCCCGTGACGTCGCGCTTGCCCCGATTGGGGAGGAACCGCAGAGTTCCCCCCAACAGAGACATGTCAAACACATGTCAAAATTTGAGGGAGAGAGACCATGCATCCAACCATCACCCGCATGCAGGAGGTTGTTGCCAAAGGCGACGAAAGCCTTATCGCCGATCTGCTGGCCGAAGATGTGAGCTTCCTGCCGCCGACCTATTGGAAAACCTGGACAGGCCGCGCACCGGTTGCCGCGGTGCTGGGTCATGTGGGCAAGGTGTTCTCCGAATTCCGCTATCGCCGCATCATGGGCGAGGGCAAAGACTGGGCGCTGGAGTTTCAATGCAAGGTTGGCGATCTCGACACTGTCGGTGTTGATCTGATCACCCTGAATGACGCAGGTCTGATCCAGACCTTTGAAGTGGTTATGCGCCCCCACAAAACCATTGGCGCCCTGCGCGACGCCATCAATGCGCGGGTCAGCACAGATGCCCGCTTTTTGGAATTCCGCAAAGCCCTGAGCTGAGCAAATCCTAAACCTGTCAGGGCTGCCTTCACAGGCAGCCCCCGGCGGCGATATGGCGGT from Phaeobacter sp. G2 encodes the following:
- a CDS encoding nuclear transport factor 2 family protein, which codes for MHPTITRMQEVVAKGDESLIADLLAEDVSFLPPTYWKTWTGRAPVAAVLGHVGKVFSEFRYRRIMGEGKDWALEFQCKVGDLDTVGVDLITLNDAGLIQTFEVVMRPHKTIGALRDAINARVSTDARFLEFRKALS